A window of Metabacillus sp. B2-18 contains these coding sequences:
- a CDS encoding endonuclease MutS2 yields MNNKTIEVLEFNKVLDLLSKFAMSEKAKQRARELTPITDEGKIKRWLNETTEACTIIEKSSSIPVHSLHGVEQIITLVDKGYMPTPEQFEFLGAFLDSVKKIKRFMIKQEYHAPTISSYAYSLYELSDLADEISRCIRNNQVDDYASRSLAKIRGKIITIEEKIKSKLTQVMKSFSTYLQEQVVSVRNGRYVVPVKNEYKRKFSGAIVDQSSSGQTVFMEPHDLNKLQDELSYLKVEEEVEIQKILGHLTDLTASYKQELQINIEGMVSYDFIFAKAKLSQSMKGSEVQIKQYEGFEIINARHPLLGLNAVPLTLSLGQEYMALVITGPNTGGKTVTIKTVGLLSMMVQSGLHVPADSFSTFSIVKNIFVDIGDHQSIEHSLSTFSSHIRNVIDILRQSREDTLVILDEIGSGTDPREGMGLAISILEEIYNSGAMLIATTHYSEIKDYAEKAEGFQNGSMDFDIHTLQPLYKLIVGKGGDSQAFSIAQKLGMPTNIINRAKEISNSRLTEKVTIVPKTKNRKKSERKIDKVRSEKHTGKYQIGDAVWIPHLQTKGIVEMTANAIGEMKLIVKGEKMTLNHKRVQPFIQAEELYPDEYDMDQVFDAKDVRKKKKLLNRKYVEGLTIDLEQE; encoded by the coding sequence TTGAACAACAAAACAATTGAAGTTTTAGAATTTAACAAAGTCTTAGACCTACTCAGTAAATTTGCTATGAGTGAAAAAGCCAAGCAAAGAGCTAGAGAACTAACACCAATCACAGATGAAGGGAAAATAAAAAGATGGTTAAATGAAACAACAGAAGCTTGCACTATTATTGAAAAATCATCGAGTATCCCTGTGCATTCCCTCCACGGTGTTGAACAAATCATTACACTAGTTGATAAAGGATATATGCCAACTCCAGAGCAATTTGAATTTTTAGGAGCTTTTTTAGACAGTGTGAAGAAAATCAAAAGGTTTATGATAAAGCAGGAATACCATGCACCCACAATAAGTTCATATGCCTATTCTTTGTATGAACTGTCTGATTTGGCTGATGAAATTTCACGTTGTATAAGAAACAATCAAGTAGATGACTATGCTAGCCGTTCATTAGCAAAGATCAGAGGCAAGATCATCACAATTGAAGAAAAGATTAAATCAAAACTAACGCAAGTCATGAAATCTTTTTCAACTTATCTTCAGGAACAAGTTGTTAGCGTAAGGAATGGACGGTATGTTGTCCCAGTGAAAAATGAATACAAGCGGAAGTTTTCAGGTGCAATAGTCGATCAATCATCAAGTGGGCAAACCGTTTTTATGGAGCCGCATGATTTAAATAAACTTCAAGATGAGCTTAGCTATTTAAAAGTTGAAGAAGAGGTGGAGATTCAAAAGATTTTGGGTCACTTAACAGATCTTACTGCCTCATACAAACAAGAACTTCAAATTAATATAGAAGGAATGGTATCTTACGACTTTATTTTTGCTAAAGCAAAGTTAAGTCAATCGATGAAAGGAAGTGAAGTCCAAATAAAGCAGTATGAGGGCTTCGAAATTATCAATGCCAGACATCCTTTATTAGGATTGAATGCTGTTCCTTTAACTTTGTCATTAGGCCAAGAATATATGGCACTTGTTATCACAGGTCCTAACACAGGAGGTAAAACAGTCACAATAAAAACGGTTGGCTTGTTATCAATGATGGTTCAATCAGGTCTTCATGTACCAGCTGACTCTTTTAGTACTTTTAGCATTGTTAAAAACATTTTTGTTGATATTGGTGATCACCAAAGCATCGAGCATTCATTAAGCACGTTTTCATCACATATTCGAAATGTGATTGATATTTTGAGACAATCACGTGAAGATACTCTTGTTATTTTAGATGAGATTGGCTCAGGTACAGATCCACGTGAAGGAATGGGATTAGCCATTTCTATACTAGAAGAAATCTATAACTCAGGTGCTATGCTAATTGCTACAACCCATTATAGTGAAATAAAAGATTATGCCGAAAAAGCAGAAGGCTTTCAAAATGGATCAATGGATTTTGATATTCATACTCTTCAGCCTCTTTATAAACTGATTGTAGGTAAAGGAGGGGATAGTCAGGCATTCTCAATTGCGCAGAAGCTTGGTATGCCCACCAATATTATTAACCGAGCAAAAGAGATTTCCAACTCCCGTTTAACAGAGAAAGTAACGATTGTTCCAAAAACAAAGAATAGGAAAAAATCTGAACGTAAAATAGACAAAGTAAGAAGTGAAAAGCATACAGGGAAGTATCAAATAGGGGATGCAGTTTGGATTCCTCACCTTCAAACAAAGGGAATTGTTGAAATGACAGCCAATGCTATTGGAGAAATGAAGCTAATTGTAAAGGGAGAAAAAATGACGCTTAATCACAAGCGAGTTCAGCCTTTTATCCAAGCGGAGGAACTGTATCCAGATGAATATGACATGGACCAGGTTTTTGATGCAAAAGATGTAAGAAAGAAGAAAAAGTTATTGAATCGTAAGTATGTCGAAGGGTTAACAATCGATCTTGAGCAGGAATAG
- a CDS encoding sensor histidine kinase yields MKTQQSLTVKYSLLILLFLLLFITILYAIVYVWSTTAEKNELREMALQEEDIIEQLLSFNNGPNTRIDESQFMSVNSNQLFFYVVNNRGELILQNEQLSLLKGKFLPLINDWHPNDEQIKTEAVNIDEKFIRESRGRDKEEFSAYTPKEQNLKVMMIAMPIYDRNQLVGYLYIGQNITDLSDLLRGLIIILGITALIFSGIAFYFSRVMSRRAMVPISTAFRRQQEFVADASHELRTPLSVMMSSLDILEMEDDQRNNMSSRMIGNLKDEVKRMTGLVGDLLLLARSDTDDPHAISFEVFDIQPVADRTVQAFEPHALEKNIQLEFEGVSSLTIFGNKERITQLFYILLDNAIKYSQQNGRVQLSISSEKDSAVISVSDDGIGMDEKELPHIFERFYRVDKARTRQHGGHGLGLSIAKWIVDLHNGKISVISKLNDGSTFIVKLPLKSSM; encoded by the coding sequence ATGAAAACACAACAAAGCTTAACGGTAAAATACAGCTTACTTATCCTTCTGTTCTTACTACTGTTTATTACCATTTTATATGCTATTGTGTATGTATGGTCAACAACAGCTGAGAAAAATGAATTAAGGGAAATGGCTCTTCAAGAGGAGGACATCATTGAACAGCTTCTTTCATTTAACAATGGTCCTAATACTCGTATAGATGAATCACAGTTTATGTCAGTAAACAGTAATCAACTCTTCTTTTATGTTGTAAATAATCGAGGAGAATTAATTTTGCAAAATGAGCAGCTCTCTTTACTTAAAGGTAAATTTCTTCCTTTAATAAATGATTGGCATCCTAATGATGAGCAAATCAAGACAGAGGCCGTGAACATTGATGAGAAATTTATCAGAGAAAGTAGAGGTCGAGATAAAGAGGAATTTTCAGCTTATACTCCTAAGGAGCAAAATCTGAAAGTCATGATGATTGCTATGCCAATTTACGATCGTAATCAGCTAGTTGGATATCTTTATATCGGTCAAAATATTACGGATTTATCAGATCTATTAAGGGGTTTAATTATTATCTTGGGAATCACTGCACTTATTTTTTCTGGTATTGCTTTTTACTTTAGCCGAGTTATGTCAAGACGAGCAATGGTGCCGATCAGCACAGCATTTAGAAGGCAGCAGGAATTTGTCGCAGATGCATCACACGAGCTCCGAACTCCGTTAAGTGTCATGATGTCTTCTCTTGACATCCTTGAAATGGAGGATGATCAGAGAAACAATATGTCCTCAAGGATGATCGGCAATCTAAAGGATGAGGTAAAACGAATGACAGGCTTGGTTGGCGATCTCCTTCTGTTAGCGCGCTCTGATACAGATGATCCACACGCGATTTCATTTGAGGTTTTTGATATACAGCCTGTTGCGGACCGAACTGTGCAAGCTTTTGAGCCTCATGCTCTTGAGAAAAATATACAGCTTGAATTTGAAGGGGTGTCCTCTCTTACAATTTTCGGTAATAAAGAACGAATAACTCAGTTATTCTACATACTTCTTGATAATGCTATAAAATATTCACAGCAAAATGGCAGGGTTCAGTTATCGATTTCCTCTGAAAAGGATTCTGCCGTCATTTCTGTTTCAGATGATGGGATTGGTATGGATGAAAAAGAACTCCCACATATCTTTGAACGCTTTTATCGAGTTGATAAAGCAAGAACAAGACAGCATGGAGGTCATGGACTAGGCTTATCCATTGCGAAATGGATTGTTGATCTACATAATGGAAAGATTTCTGTTATAAGTAAATTGAATGATGGAAGCACGTTTATCGTGAAATTACCTTTAAAAAGCAGCATGTAG
- a CDS encoding MFS transporter: MSFLQQVSQSEKAPIKTRFFYGWVIVAIAAVSVFFSGPGQTYSISLFIDEYIKDFDWSRSTVSSIYSAATLLAGLLLFLIGRLIDKYGQRKMVVIISIMLAIACFWNANVTNMFMLFVGFFLIRLFGQGSMTLLPNTLVAQWFIKYRGRAFSFMAIGGFISSASFPILNAWLIKHYDWNTTWLVWGTLLVIFFIPLAFFFIRNKPEDIGMLPDHTSVINQNQRSSGENQPELEENWTLQEARKTLSFWLLLFCVAIPALVNTGLTFHLVSILGEGGIKPTTAAMILSLMAIIGFPISFISGFLLERVKVNILLAAVFIGEVIMIILLLFTDSFLMAIIFGVIWGITGGLERITLAVVWPSYYGRTHIGSIKGLAMTVMVIGSAFGPLPFGVAFDFFKGYEEILLFTLILPIVAVIASLSAKQPVKKQLTN, translated from the coding sequence ATGTCTTTTTTACAACAAGTTTCTCAATCTGAGAAAGCACCGATTAAAACGCGTTTCTTTTATGGATGGGTGATTGTCGCCATTGCTGCGGTCAGCGTTTTTTTCTCAGGACCTGGCCAAACTTATTCCATATCTCTTTTCATTGATGAATACATAAAGGACTTTGATTGGAGTCGTTCGACAGTCTCTTCTATTTATTCGGCCGCCACTTTACTTGCAGGACTTTTACTATTTCTTATTGGTCGTTTAATCGATAAATATGGTCAGCGAAAAATGGTGGTTATTATTTCGATTATGTTAGCTATCGCATGTTTTTGGAACGCAAATGTTACTAATATGTTTATGCTTTTTGTTGGATTTTTTCTTATCCGTTTATTTGGTCAAGGGTCCATGACCTTGCTACCCAACACATTAGTCGCACAATGGTTTATCAAATATCGGGGACGTGCCTTTAGCTTCATGGCAATCGGCGGTTTTATCAGCTCTGCCTCCTTTCCGATTCTTAATGCTTGGCTAATTAAACACTATGATTGGAATACAACATGGCTTGTTTGGGGGACTTTACTAGTAATCTTCTTTATACCGCTTGCCTTTTTCTTTATTCGCAATAAACCGGAGGACATCGGGATGTTACCCGACCATACTAGTGTTATAAACCAAAATCAACGTTCATCTGGTGAGAATCAACCTGAGCTCGAAGAAAATTGGACACTGCAAGAGGCAAGGAAAACACTCTCCTTTTGGCTCCTGCTTTTTTGTGTGGCCATTCCCGCTTTAGTGAATACCGGGTTAACGTTTCATCTTGTTTCAATTCTTGGGGAGGGTGGAATAAAACCAACAACAGCGGCAATGATTTTAAGCTTAATGGCCATTATCGGCTTTCCTATTTCCTTTATATCCGGCTTTCTTCTAGAACGAGTAAAGGTTAATATTTTGTTAGCAGCTGTTTTTATTGGTGAAGTGATTATGATTATCCTTCTTCTGTTTACTGATAGCTTTTTAATGGCTATCATTTTCGGAGTAATCTGGGGAATTACCGGTGGACTTGAACGAATTACACTTGCTGTTGTATGGCCATCCTATTATGGTCGGACACATATTGGAAGTATTAAAGGTCTTGCCATGACTGTAATGGTCATTGGCTCAGCTTTTGGTCCCCTCCCTTTTGGTGTAGCCTTTGATTTTTTCAAAGGTTATGAGGAAATCTTGCTATTTACTTTGATATTACCTATTGTCGCAGTAATTGCCTCTTTATCTGCTAAGCAACCTGTAAAGAAGCAACTCACGAACTAA
- a CDS encoding response regulator transcription factor has translation MNLLLAEDDVKLGELTTYMLEKKGKYQVDWVENGEDAYDYAIASHYDVIILDWMMPRGDGIEVCKKLRVEGYGGAILMLTAKDAIQDRVMGLDAGADDYLVKPFEIEELLARIRALGRRNFSPIREEVLKLDELILNRTSQTLQVDQQIVQLTPREYQLLDLLVQNKGQVLTRDIIYDRIWGTETDVSYKTIDATVKLLRKKLSSFGKGDWLQSIRGVGYKLET, from the coding sequence GTGAATTTATTATTAGCCGAAGATGATGTAAAGCTTGGTGAGCTTACTACATATATGTTAGAAAAAAAGGGGAAATATCAAGTTGATTGGGTGGAGAATGGTGAAGATGCTTATGACTATGCAATAGCTTCACACTATGATGTCATTATCTTAGATTGGATGATGCCTAGAGGAGACGGAATTGAGGTTTGCAAAAAATTACGTGTTGAAGGTTATGGTGGGGCCATTTTAATGTTAACAGCAAAAGATGCGATTCAGGACAGGGTGATGGGACTTGATGCAGGTGCAGATGATTATCTTGTTAAACCTTTCGAAATTGAGGAATTATTAGCGAGAATAAGAGCATTAGGTCGCCGCAATTTTTCTCCAATACGTGAAGAAGTTCTTAAACTGGATGAACTTATTCTTAATCGCACAAGTCAAACACTTCAAGTTGATCAACAGATTGTTCAATTAACACCTCGTGAGTATCAGCTACTGGATTTATTAGTGCAAAATAAAGGACAAGTTCTTACACGAGACATTATTTATGATCGAATCTGGGGAACCGAAACAGATGTTTCCTATAAAACGATAGATGCAACAGTAAAGCTGCTTCGTAAAAAACTGTCTTCATTTGGAAAAGGCGATTGGTTGCAGAGCATAAGAGGAGTTGGCTATAAGCTTGAAACGTAA
- a CDS encoding GNAT family N-acetyltransferase, translating to MIETYIHQLDIAYLSSFSTKLEKSWGYLFYNENQPTYYDANHANLSSYEGNTEEIINEVIDFYQSKNIIPRFYLTNYEKQKAFLTVLKDKGFRFEEFESPVQLWKRNVEIAVDPKVTIEKITTKNMQAAIEIECQIQELGGSIRENAFKEEFAQKCYTHYLLKYDGVPCSTACVFFHEQNARLESVATLKEYRGKGLIGQLIHYIQEEVKKKNVERFWVFPINEQVEKVYQKSGFETIMNIKAGHAFLGGKSVEEIRKGL from the coding sequence ATGATCGAAACATATATTCATCAACTGGATATAGCTTATCTATCATCTTTTTCAACGAAGCTTGAGAAGAGCTGGGGCTATCTTTTTTATAATGAAAATCAACCAACCTATTATGATGCGAATCATGCAAATCTTTCATCATATGAAGGTAATACAGAAGAGATCATAAATGAAGTCATTGATTTTTATCAAAGCAAGAACATTATTCCAAGATTTTATTTAACAAATTATGAAAAGCAGAAAGCATTTTTAACTGTATTAAAAGATAAGGGTTTTAGATTTGAGGAATTTGAGAGTCCTGTTCAATTATGGAAGAGAAATGTTGAGATTGCTGTTGATCCAAAAGTGACGATTGAAAAAATAACAACGAAAAATATGCAAGCTGCTATTGAGATCGAGTGCCAAATCCAAGAGTTAGGTGGCAGTATTCGAGAAAATGCCTTTAAAGAGGAATTTGCACAAAAGTGCTATACACATTATCTATTAAAATATGATGGAGTTCCTTGTTCAACAGCTTGTGTATTTTTTCATGAACAAAATGCAAGGTTAGAGAGTGTGGCTACATTGAAAGAATATCGTGGAAAAGGTTTAATAGGGCAACTTATCCATTACATTCAGGAAGAAGTAAAAAAGAAAAATGTTGAACGTTTTTGGGTTTTCCCAATAAACGAACAAGTAGAGAAAGTTTATCAAAAATCAGGTTTTGAGACAATCATGAATATAAAAGCTGGTCACGCCTTCCTAGGTGGAAAAAGCGTGGAGGAAATTCGAAAAGGGCTTTAA
- the fumC gene encoding class II fumarate hydratase, protein MDYRVEKDTMGEIQVPAEKYWGAQTQRSKQNFKIGGEKMPNEVITGFAILKRSAAIVNDSLGKLHKEKAEAIIKACDEIIEGKLNDHFPLVVWQTGSGTQSNMNVNEVVARRGNELLKEKGIEEAIHPNDDVNMSQSSNDTFPTAMHIAGVLAVESKLIPAIEKLHAKLIEKEKRFEDIVKIGRTHLQDATPLTLGQEISGWTHMLSQTKEMIQQATSYMKNLAIGGTAVGTGINAHPEFGDRVAKEISDFTNERFQSSINKFHALTSHDETVYAHGALKALAANLMKIANDVRWLASGPRCGIGEITIPENEPGSSIMPGKVNPTQSEALTMVAVQVMGNDAAIGFAASQGNFELNVFKPVIIYNFLQSVQLLSDGIVSFHDNCAVGIEANIQVIEKYVKDSLMLVTALNPHIGYENAAKIAKLAHKEGLTLKEAALQLELLTEDQFDQYVKPEEMTYPK, encoded by the coding sequence TTGGATTATCGTGTAGAGAAAGACACAATGGGAGAGATTCAAGTACCAGCTGAAAAGTATTGGGGAGCACAAACTCAACGCAGCAAGCAAAATTTTAAAATTGGTGGAGAAAAGATGCCGAACGAGGTTATTACTGGGTTTGCCATTTTAAAAAGAAGTGCTGCAATTGTAAACGATTCACTTGGAAAATTACATAAAGAAAAGGCAGAGGCAATTATTAAGGCTTGTGACGAAATCATAGAAGGAAAATTAAATGATCATTTTCCCCTGGTTGTATGGCAAACAGGTAGTGGCACACAAAGTAATATGAATGTTAACGAAGTTGTAGCCAGAAGAGGAAATGAGCTTTTGAAGGAAAAAGGAATAGAAGAAGCTATTCATCCAAATGATGATGTGAATATGAGTCAAAGTTCAAATGACACATTTCCCACTGCTATGCATATAGCCGGAGTTTTAGCAGTAGAAAGTAAGCTTATACCTGCAATTGAAAAGCTGCATGCTAAGTTAATTGAAAAAGAGAAGAGATTTGAGGACATTGTGAAAATTGGACGTACTCATTTGCAAGATGCGACACCATTAACGTTGGGCCAGGAAATCAGTGGCTGGACACATATGCTTTCGCAAACGAAGGAGATGATTCAGCAAGCCACATCCTATATGAAAAATTTAGCTATAGGTGGAACAGCTGTTGGTACTGGTATTAATGCCCACCCTGAGTTCGGTGATCGTGTGGCAAAAGAAATAAGTGATTTTACAAATGAGAGATTTCAATCTTCAATTAATAAATTTCATGCCTTAACAAGCCATGATGAAACGGTATATGCTCATGGAGCGTTAAAGGCATTGGCTGCTAACTTAATGAAAATTGCAAATGATGTTCGTTGGTTAGCTAGTGGGCCAAGATGTGGAATTGGCGAAATTACAATTCCAGAAAATGAACCAGGAAGCTCTATCATGCCGGGAAAAGTAAACCCAACTCAAAGTGAAGCGCTAACGATGGTTGCTGTTCAAGTAATGGGAAATGACGCTGCCATTGGGTTTGCAGCGAGTCAGGGGAATTTTGAGCTGAATGTTTTTAAGCCGGTTATCATTTATAACTTTTTACAATCAGTACAACTCCTTTCAGATGGAATTGTTTCGTTTCATGATAATTGTGCAGTTGGGATTGAGGCCAATATCCAAGTCATCGAAAAGTATGTGAAAGATTCATTAATGCTCGTTACCGCGCTAAACCCTCATATTGGCTATGAAAATGCAGCAAAAATTGCTAAGCTAGCTCATAAAGAAGGATTAACATTAAAAGAAGCTGCTTTACAATTGGAGCTATTAACTGAAGATCAATTTGATCAATATGTGAAGCCAGAAGAAATGACATACCCTAAATAA
- the xylE gene encoding D-xylose transporter XylE — MKKQNSIYIIAITLVATLGGLLFGYDTAVISGAEKSLEAYFIDSLGLDTFVHGVTTSSALIGCIIGGLISGYFASTFGRKKSLLIAAALFIVSALGSAYPEFLFFTKGEPSISLLVTFNIYRIIGGIGVGLASAICPMYIGEIAPANIRGRLVSFNQFAIIFGMLVVYFVNWGIAKGQSLAWINDLGWRYMFASEAIPALLFAVFLLFVPETPRYLAMKKQDSKALQILEKINGSSEAKSILSEIKKTVTIPKDKLFSYGKLVIVIGILLSIFQQFVGINVALYYAPRIFESMGAAKDASMLQTIVMGLVNVVFTVIAILTVDKWGRKPLLIIGSIGMALGMMGVSTMAFTGVIGISTLIFIIIYTASFMMSWGPICWVLISEIFPNKIRGQAVAIAVAAQWAANYFISSTYPMMMEYSGGLTYGFYGLMSILSAIFVWKFVPETKGRTLEDMENIWITKQDKYSA, encoded by the coding sequence ATGAAAAAACAAAATTCAATTTATATAATTGCTATTACTCTTGTAGCTACACTTGGTGGTTTACTTTTCGGTTATGATACAGCTGTTATATCTGGGGCTGAAAAGTCTCTAGAAGCGTATTTTATTGATAGCCTCGGACTTGATACCTTTGTACATGGAGTCACAACATCTAGTGCACTAATTGGTTGTATTATTGGTGGACTTATTTCTGGCTATTTTGCTTCTACCTTTGGTCGAAAGAAGTCATTATTAATCGCAGCAGCACTGTTTATCGTTTCGGCATTAGGCTCAGCTTACCCTGAATTTTTATTTTTCACAAAAGGTGAACCGTCTATATCTTTATTAGTTACTTTTAACATTTACCGAATTATTGGAGGTATTGGTGTTGGCCTGGCTTCCGCAATCTGTCCGATGTACATCGGTGAGATCGCTCCAGCGAATATTCGTGGTCGATTAGTTTCATTTAATCAATTTGCCATTATTTTTGGGATGTTAGTTGTATACTTTGTTAACTGGGGAATTGCTAAAGGTCAATCATTAGCATGGATTAACGATCTTGGCTGGAGATATATGTTTGCATCAGAGGCAATTCCAGCTTTACTATTTGCCGTATTTTTATTATTTGTTCCAGAAACACCTCGTTACTTAGCTATGAAAAAACAAGATAGTAAAGCCTTACAAATTTTAGAGAAAATTAACGGATCATCTGAAGCAAAATCAATTTTATCTGAAATTAAGAAAACGGTTACGATCCCTAAAGATAAGCTATTTTCATATGGAAAACTAGTCATTGTTATTGGGATTTTATTATCTATATTTCAACAATTTGTTGGAATCAATGTTGCTTTGTATTATGCACCTCGTATTTTTGAAAGTATGGGTGCTGCTAAAGATGCTTCTATGTTACAAACCATTGTAATGGGACTTGTTAATGTAGTGTTTACGGTTATAGCCATTTTAACGGTTGATAAGTGGGGACGTAAGCCACTCTTGATTATTGGATCAATCGGAATGGCATTAGGAATGATGGGTGTTTCTACTATGGCATTTACAGGTGTAATCGGAATCAGCACACTTATTTTCATTATAATATATACTGCTTCATTCATGATGTCTTGGGGACCTATTTGCTGGGTATTAATCTCTGAAATATTCCCTAACAAAATTCGTGGGCAAGCAGTTGCTATTGCAGTTGCAGCGCAATGGGCTGCCAATTATTTTATCTCTTCTACGTATCCAATGATGATGGAATATAGTGGTGGTTTAACATACGGGTTTTACGGCCTTATGAGTATCCTTTCTGCAATTTTTGTTTGGAAGTTTGTTCCTGAAACCAAAGGTAGAACATTAGAAGATATGGAAAATATATGGATTACAAAGCAAGATAAATATAGTGCATAA
- a CDS encoding FAD-dependent oxidoreductase — translation MKIAVIGCTHAGTAAVSNMIKLYPGAEITVYEKNDNISFLSCGIALHVSGVVKDPNGLFYCSPEELEKHGVKMKLKHEVLDINIEKKTIEARDLTTNKKVEDTFDKLVMTTGSWPVIPKIEGINTENVLLCKNFHHANTIIEKAKDAQNIVVVGAGYIGIELVEAFEMSGKNVTLIDGEERILSKYLDEPFTNIVEKDFQDRDIRLALGETVTRFTGKEGKVAAVETTKGHYDADLVIICIGFQPNTGLVKGQVDMLTNGAIKVDEYMRTSHKDVFAAGDSCAIRYNPTGDYAYIPLATNAVRMGTLVAKNLVKPTIRYMGTQGTSGIKIYDQNIATTGLTEASAFRMGLNVKSITILEHDRPEFMPTFEDIMLKVVYEEDTKRIVGAQVMSKIDVTQSINTLSVCIQNNMTMDELGFVDFFFQPHYNKPWNFLNQAGLQAI, via the coding sequence ATGAAAATTGCTGTTATTGGATGTACACACGCAGGCACTGCTGCTGTTTCAAATATGATTAAGCTTTACCCGGGGGCAGAAATTACGGTTTATGAAAAAAATGACAATATTTCTTTTTTATCTTGTGGGATTGCTTTACATGTTAGCGGAGTAGTGAAAGATCCTAATGGTTTATTTTATTGTTCTCCTGAAGAATTAGAAAAGCACGGCGTAAAGATGAAATTGAAGCATGAAGTGTTAGATATTAATATTGAAAAGAAAACAATTGAGGCTCGTGATCTTACAACGAATAAGAAAGTTGAAGATACGTTTGATAAGCTTGTCATGACAACAGGCTCTTGGCCAGTCATACCGAAAATAGAAGGAATTAACACGGAGAATGTCCTTTTATGTAAGAACTTCCACCATGCCAACACAATTATTGAAAAAGCAAAGGATGCACAAAACATTGTTGTTGTAGGTGCAGGATATATAGGGATCGAGTTGGTTGAAGCTTTTGAAATGAGTGGTAAGAATGTAACACTTATTGATGGAGAAGAAAGAATTTTAAGCAAATATTTAGATGAACCATTTACAAATATAGTAGAAAAGGATTTTCAAGATCGAGATATCCGTTTAGCATTAGGAGAAACAGTCACACGATTCACAGGAAAAGAAGGAAAGGTGGCTGCTGTTGAAACAACTAAAGGTCATTATGATGCTGACTTAGTTATCATATGTATCGGATTCCAGCCGAATACCGGATTAGTAAAGGGACAAGTCGATATGCTTACTAATGGTGCAATAAAAGTTGATGAGTATATGAGAACAAGTCACAAAGATGTGTTTGCTGCTGGAGATAGCTGTGCCATTCGTTACAACCCAACAGGTGATTATGCCTATATTCCACTTGCGACAAATGCAGTTCGTATGGGGACATTGGTGGCAAAAAACCTAGTGAAACCTACGATTAGATATATGGGAACACAAGGAACTTCAGGTATAAAAATCTATGATCAAAACATTGCAACAACAGGATTAACTGAAGCTTCAGCATTTCGTATGGGATTAAATGTGAAAAGTATCACAATCTTAGAGCATGACCGCCCAGAGTTTATGCCTACTTTTGAAGACATTATGCTGAAAGTAGTGTATGAGGAAGACACGAAACGAATAGTTGGGGCTCAGGTCATGTCTAAGATCGATGTGACACAGTCTATCAATACGTTATCTGTTTGTATTCAAAATAACATGACAATGGATGAGCTAGGCTTCGTCGATTTCTTCTTCCAGCCGCATTATAATAAACCTTGGAATTTCTTGAATCAAGCTGGTTTGCAGGCGATTTAA